CAtagaaaaccagaaaaaaaagCTATTGTTATGGATTTCTAGTCAGTCTAGTGGTAAGCCAAAAACgaaaaataatccaaagaaaaATGTGATTGAaacgaatactataaataatgtaaatacttaaaatgtaaagaagGGAGGGTGGACCTCACGGCTACCGTTACCAGTCCGGGACACGGCGGGTCCATAGGTGGTGGATAATGAGAAGTCACTCGAAAAAATCAGGATATTTGTAAAGGAGAGTTAAGGGACATTAAGTCTAAAGTCCCACCCGAACCAAAACTGGGATTtcagactaaatctaaatttacgggGTATAGGCGTTATGGTAGGGCTGGTAGGGGGGGGGATTAGTCAGCTGGCAGGGGTATAAAATGAGGCGCAACTCTTCGTTGTGCCTAGGGCGCTGGCAGGGTGTAAAAACGGGCCTTGGTGTCAGATACCATGTCCTTGCACACCTGTTCAAAATCTTACCTTTTTAGGATTGTTTTTAATGTAGTTGATTGCAGTGATCACAATCTTAGGTACATTGTGCAGTTATTACGTAGACATTTAGCGGGCAATGCTTCTCCTCGGGTCATGCAATGGGTCTAAATTGCTATTTTCGCTTTTGCACAAACGAGAACTAGAAGTCCCTTTTCGACCCGCCATTGAATTGCTACCATCAGTACATATTCCAACACATTTTTGCCAGTCAATATCATGCTTATTGGCTTCTGGGTGGAGTGATGTGTAACGGGTTCTGTTGTCAAGGCAACACGGTCCAAGAAATAGTGGGGAGTGCGCCTGCGAGTCTTACCAGACCGCTCTTCGTGCGATGACAATTTACACATTcctttaataagtaatttaataaccTGTAGATATATTAATGGTAATTAAATAATTCGATATGACATTATAAACCTAATCTAGCGTAAAGacaataacaaatttcttttaattttttacacaatataatatagtattgtaTTGATCACTGTCGctcaaactttaagaaacatcgTAAGACATGAAATTTTACTCAAGTcggtattttttaaaaaaattctgctGTTTGATGCAAGGGGTTTGACACGTTCCCTGCACCCAATGCACGTGTGTGTAGATTTTACCATAGCTACCATAGCCAGAACAAATGTTAGCCCAGGATAGTCATTGAGTTCCTGTGGTAGGCTACTCACTCATCCTGTGGGAaagaatttaataagttttactgAAACTGGTATGCTTATAACACATGTAATAAgcataagaataattaattataatcttagTTCTTAAGTTTGCACTGCCGATGTTAGAACTACCTAAGTTTTCCGATGCACGCCGCCTCAAGTAATGGCTTACACAAATAAATTCTTGTTgcacacaagtaaataaatgtttgttccTCAATCCAAGTAGTTCGCATCGGGCAGAGCGTCAATTAATAGTGGTTTTGTCCTATTTTATAAAGCAAGAGTAGGTCTATATTATGTGGTAAGAATGGAGCTGAGACCGCCGCGTGGGTGTGACCCAAGAGCCTGCACGACCTATGACCTCTGTCACCCGACTCCCCACAGCTGGGCCTGGCCGCTGGGCCGCAGGTGCCGCTCTACCCTGCCTTGTCTTTATGACGCGAGACACATAAACTTTATGGGGTCCcggaatatttgaatatttgtgaCAGAGACAAATTGATTTGTACAGACAATCTCGACCAACTCTCACACTCGACTAGACGTAGTGTTGACGTCTAACAGCTGTTTTACGATACAGGCCCAGACGGAAACTAATACGAATATAGGCCTACGTAGCGCTTTACTGGTTGTGACAACATCACAATCAATATTAATCTCTAATTGAAAAGTGAGTTTCTATCTAACCAACAAAATGAAGCAATGTTTCCAATCACAATCAATTGATCGATTCATTGGCACAGTATAATTCTGCAAATTTAAGATGTCCCATATAAACTTTGAACTACTATTAGTGCCTATCAGCCCGCTAATAATATGCGTCACGTACTATTTGCTCTCATAAACATATCGCACAATTGGTCGGATAATGTTTAATATTCCTCTCAAACTCAACCTCGAAGGTTAAAACAAACTTTCAGAAATTGTCCAATAAAGTAATGCAAGGCCAGATGCATTCGTAGATTGTCTTATTCAGCTCTTACCAATGTAGTGCGGCGGCCATCTAATGATTTCAAAGCATATTATATGTTGGTAATATATTAAATCCtactaaattgaatttatagACATATTTTATATGAGAAATTTTTATATGGCTACTCTTCTTCTGTTATTTTAACCAAACGCGTCTAAGGCCTTTGTACAACGAAAATAATACCTTTGTTTGCATTTCAAAATTGGAAGATTTGGATATAATagaacatatattatttgttgcaCATTACTTTTGCCAATATTTCAATACAAGATGGACCTAATAAAGAATGAACTTATAAGAAGAAACTGAACTATTGATTTCATATAGCTGTTAAAAGggttcagaaataaattttattaaacaaaaaatactatttttgtttttaacatgtttataaaatttgaatcttTAGCTTATTAATTGAAttccttaaattatattaaacattataaacaaataagtaaagttgTGTAAAGTATAGTTAGAGTGGCGTTGACAGTTCGGTGTACAATGCCTGCAAGTATCACTGTTAAACACTTAGCACAGTTAGCCTACTTTGGcaataatgaaagaaattaaaccaTGTTTACATATTTAACTTACAAGGATCTAGTAAAAAGATGGCTGCACAAAGTACTAGAAATCCTACAAAAgctctaaataatattaattattactatgtTACGTTATGAAACATTTATGGGCGTTTTCCAAAAGTCTGTCCTTAATCTATCCCATGTTACATAGGAACCAGACTCGGACTCAGCCTTGGCTGGCCCCGGAAAAGATGTTTAGCCGGGCCCCGTCATGTCCCGTCACCGGGCCCCGTCATGTCCCCCTCACCGGCCCCCGTTATGTCCCGTCACAGCGCTCCCCTCATGTCCCCTCACCGGGCCCCGTCATATCCCCTCACCGGCCCCCATTATGTCCCGTCACTGCGCCCCCGTCATGTCCCCTCACCGGCCCCGTCATGTCCCCTCACCGGCCCCCGTTATGTCCCGTCACTGCGCCCCCGTCATGTTCCGTCACCGGGCCCCGTCATGTCCCGTCACCGCGTCCCCGTTACACCGCTTCTCCGCACCCCCTCACCACTATACCCTTGCTATAGTCAGAGTTTCTTCGAAATTGTAATTAACAGTATTACAaatttagcctgtagtagcgttaCAGTTATTAGATAGAGCTATCACGTCCGTCGACACGGTACCTTCAAATAGACGTGTGGTGGGGTCCGGCCCGGGCCCCGTGAACTTGTCCGAAAACACCGGTCTGAGTAAGGGACTGATAGAAACTCTGCGTTATAATTAGTAATTCACAGCAAGTGattatatattacactataaGAAACTAGATTTTAGTGTCTTGCTGGtaataaattgttaacaatattattcTCTATTAATACTAATTGTTCATAATGTAAGTTATATTCAGTATAGAGTTTCTTATAGGAAAATCTATACTGAACATAAATTGTAAACCATTAGTATTTACAGAAAATcgtattttttactattcattaCTATTGACATCCCAAAATCCAAGGCGAAACATGTATAGATTTGAGGTTTTAAGCTTTACCCTATGTTAAAAGTGGATCTTTAGATGCAGCTAACAAATTGGCAGCTAACTAGTATCTCAAATTGTaggaaaatgtttctttaatCTGCATATCCAAAACTTTGAGAATAGAAAATAAcgttttgttaaaatgttacgTCTGGTTTGTAACGATTCTTCTGAAAACGTTCCTCCCAAAATATTTGACCATTTTGGATTATAGTACTTAGCATTGATGTGCATCTCAAAGGT
The Homalodisca vitripennis isolate AUS2020 chromosome 4, UT_GWSS_2.1, whole genome shotgun sequence DNA segment above includes these coding regions:
- the LOC124361319 gene encoding extensin-like → MLHRNQTRTQPWLAPEKMFSRAPSCPVTGPRHVPLTGPRYVPSQRSPHVPSPGPVISPHRPPLCPVTAPPSCPLTGPVMSPHRPPLCPVTAPPSCSVTGPRHVPSPRPRYTASPHPLTTIPLL